A portion of the Bactrocera neohumeralis isolate Rockhampton chromosome 2, APGP_CSIRO_Bneo_wtdbg2-racon-allhic-juicebox.fasta_v2, whole genome shotgun sequence genome contains these proteins:
- the LOC126765820 gene encoding general odorant-binding protein 99a: MKTVITLCLLLAVTSAEYVVKNEENLQQFRRECATELKVPAEHIEQFRKWQFPNDSVTQCYLKCVFEKFGLFDAETGFNVEHIHQQLQGAEVAPPGDADHDDVVHDKIAACVDTNEQGSNACEWAYRGGVCFIKENLQLVKHSVKPQA, from the exons ATGAAGACCGTCATCACACTCTGTTTATTACTTGCTGTG aCCTCAGCCGAATATGTCGTGAAAAACGAGGAGAACTTGCAGCAATTCCGCCGCGAATGCGCCACCGAACTGAAAGTGCCCGCAGAGCACATAGAACAATTTCGCAAATGGCAATTCCCCAATGACTCCGTCACACAGTGCTATTTGAaatgtgtttttgaaaaattcggtCTGTTCGATGCTGAGACTGGTTTCAACGTTGAGCACATTCATCAGCAGCTGCAGGGTGCCGAAGTGGCGCCACCTGGCGATGCCGACCATGATGACGTCGTTCACGACAAGATCGCCGCCTGTGTCGACACTAATGAACAGGGTTCGAACGCCTGTGAGTGGGCTTATCGTGGTGGCGTTTGCTTCATTAAGGAGAACCTGCAATTAGTAAAGCACAGCGTTAAGCCACAagcttaa